The following coding sequences are from one Methanobacterium petrolearium window:
- a CDS encoding putative quinol monooxygenase codes for MTVMIIVTANITAKPGKRDEMISKSQDVIKNTLQEQGNISYELLASTEDENVLVMFEKWENKEALDTHMQTEHFKSFGVAIEDLVAKDLEIAIYSAEKV; via the coding sequence ATGACTGTAATGATCATAGTAACTGCTAATATAACAGCTAAACCAGGCAAAAGAGATGAAATGATTTCTAAATCCCAGGATGTAATTAAAAACACCCTCCAGGAACAGGGGAACATAAGTTACGAATTATTGGCCAGCACCGAAGATGAGAATGTCCTAGTGATGTTTGAAAAATGGGAAAATAAGGAAGCTCTTGATACCCACATGCAAACTGAACATTTCAAATCATTTGGAGTCGCAATTGAAGATCTGGTAGCAAAAGATTTAGAAATAGCCATTTACTCTGCTGAAAAAGTATAA